One Papaver somniferum cultivar HN1 chromosome 10, ASM357369v1, whole genome shotgun sequence genomic window carries:
- the LOC113317756 gene encoding uncharacterized protein LOC113317756 isoform X2: MFLFFFRRSNPRLDSKLLTGTNNTLISGNPNWRRRNSKGWIVPLMSVRWWHISLLKDLLHQSSVQAYASYFYLA; encoded by the exons atgtttctcttcttctttcgtcGTTCAAACCCCAGACTCGATTCGAAACTCCTTACTGGCACCAACAATACTCTCATCTCAGGAAACCCAAATTGGAGACGGAGGAATTCAAAAG gATGGATTGTGCCACTCATGTCAGTTAG GTGGTGGCATATATCGTTACTAAAGGACTTACTTCACCAGTCTTCAGTCCAAGCTTATGCATCCTACTTCTACTTAGCTTGA
- the LOC113317756 gene encoding uncharacterized protein LOC113317756 isoform X1, which yields MFLFFFRRSNPRLDSKLLTGTNNTLISGNPNWRRRNSKGWIVPLMSVSCSVITPVFHASSQHIELDYHYVGDLVAAGYVEISIVPSHLQVVAYIVTKGLTSPVFSPSLCILLLLSLRGSIIN from the exons atgtttctcttcttctttcgtcGTTCAAACCCCAGACTCGATTCGAAACTCCTTACTGGCACCAACAATACTCTCATCTCAGGAAACCCAAATTGGAGACGGAGGAATTCAAAAG gATGGATTGTGCCACTCATGTCAGTTAG CTGTTCCGTGATAACACCAGTTTTTCATGCAAGTTCCCAACATATCGAGTTGGATTATCACTATGTCGGGGATTTGGTGGCTGCTGGTTATGTTGAGATCAGCATCGTTCCTTCTCATTTGCAGGTGGTGGCATATATCGTTACTAAAGGACTTACTTCACCAGTCTTCAGTCCAAGCTTATGCATCCTACTTCTACTTAGCTTGAGGGGGAGTATTATTAACTGA